Proteins from a genomic interval of Buchnera aphidicola (Brachycaudus cardui):
- the nuoE gene encoding NADH-quinone oxidoreductase subunit NuoE, which produces MSIKFKLTNEEINAIENEKKFYENSRAVSIEALKIVQKKRGWISDQAIYAIAEILNIHPRDVEEVATFYSQIFRQPVGRNIIRYCDSVVCFLTGYQIVKNTLENYLNIKIGETTKDKKFTLLPVCCLGNCDKGPTIMINEDTYSFLTPESIPRLLESYT; this is translated from the coding sequence ATTTCTATAAAATTTAAGTTAACAAATGAAGAAATAAATGCCATAGAAAATGAAAAAAAATTTTATGAAAATTCCAGAGCAGTTTCTATAGAAGCACTAAAGATTGTTCAAAAAAAACGAGGTTGGATTTCTGATCAAGCTATTTATGCCATTGCTGAAATACTCAATATTCATCCTAGAGATGTCGAAGAAGTAGCTACGTTTTATAGTCAGATCTTTCGTCAACCTGTCGGTCGTAATATTATTCGTTATTGTGATAGTGTAGTTTGTTTTTTAACAGGTTATCAAATAGTAAAAAATACTTTAGAAAATTATTTAAACATAAAGATAGGAGAAACTACAAAAGATAAAAAGTTTACTTTATTACCAGTTTGTTGTTTAGGTAATTGTGATAAAGGTCCAACTATTATGATAAATGAAGATACATATTCTTTTCTCACTCCAGAATCTATACCACGTTTACTGGAGTCATATACATGA
- the nuoF gene encoding NADH-quinone oxidoreductase subunit NuoF produces the protein MKTILRIEETHPLTWRLREDKKTIYIKEYCQKNGYAALKKALKNISPLDIIKEIQASGLKGRGGAGFSTGLKWSLISQSKFSENCRYLICNADEMEPGTYKDRLLIEKIPHQLIEGIILSAYALNVSRGYIFLRGEYIQAEYILKKSIQEAIDFGYIGPNILGSGFNFELIIHTGAGRYICGEETALLNSLEGRRANPRSKPPFPGVFGLWGKPTCINNVETLSNISSIILHGADWYKCLSNSVDTGTKLMGFSGKVNNPGVWELPFGTTAREILEDYACGMKPGLSLKAWQPGGAGTDFLTEMHLDVPMDFNHIKEAGSRLGTALAMAVDHQTNMVSLVYNLEKFFARESCGLCTPCRDGLPWIVKILKSLKEKKGQQNDIKHLEQLCVHLSPGKTFCAHAPGAIEPLQSAIKYFRHEFEAGINTKKIDLNKKIIGIQSNYFS, from the coding sequence ATGAAGACAATTTTACGTATTGAAGAGACACATCCTTTAACTTGGCGGTTAAGAGAAGATAAAAAAACTATTTATATTAAAGAATATTGCCAGAAGAATGGTTATGCGGCTTTAAAAAAAGCATTAAAAAATATATCTCCACTAGATATTATTAAAGAAATACAAGCATCAGGTTTAAAAGGAAGAGGAGGTGCAGGGTTTTCAACTGGTTTAAAATGGAGTTTAATATCTCAAAGTAAATTTTCTGAAAATTGTCGATATTTAATATGTAATGCAGATGAAATGGAGCCGGGTACATATAAAGATAGATTGCTAATTGAAAAAATTCCTCATCAGTTAATTGAAGGAATAATATTAAGTGCATATGCTTTAAATGTTTCCCGTGGTTATATTTTTTTAAGAGGAGAATATATTCAAGCTGAATATATTTTAAAAAAATCTATACAAGAAGCAATAGATTTTGGTTATATTGGTCCTAATATTTTAGGAAGCGGTTTTAATTTTGAATTAATTATACATACTGGTGCTGGTCGATATATTTGTGGAGAAGAAACAGCTTTACTTAATTCTTTAGAAGGTCGTAGAGCTAATCCTAGATCTAAGCCACCGTTTCCAGGGGTATTCGGTTTATGGGGAAAGCCAACATGTATCAATAATGTTGAAACATTATCTAATATTTCATCTATTATTTTGCATGGTGCTGATTGGTATAAATGTTTATCTAATAGTGTAGACACTGGCACTAAATTAATGGGTTTTTCAGGAAAAGTAAATAACCCTGGTGTTTGGGAATTACCCTTTGGAACTACTGCTCGTGAAATTTTAGAAGATTATGCTTGTGGAATGAAGCCTGGTTTATCTTTAAAAGCTTGGCAACCTGGTGGTGCAGGAACTGATTTTTTGACTGAAATGCATTTAGATGTACCAATGGATTTCAATCATATTAAAGAAGCAGGTAGTCGATTAGGCACTGCTCTTGCTATGGCTGTTGATCATCAAACGAATATGGTATCTTTAGTATACAATTTAGAAAAATTTTTTGCTCGTGAATCATGTGGTTTATGTACTCCATGTAGAGATGGACTTCCATGGATTGTAAAAATATTAAAAAGTTTAAAAGAAAAAAAAGGCCAACAAAATGATATAAAACATTTAGAACAATTATGTGTTCATTTAAGTCCAGGAAAAACATTTTGTGCTCATGCACCGGGAGCAATCGAACCTTTGCAAAGTGCCATAAAATATTTTCGTCATGAATTTGAAGCTGGAATTAATACAAAAAAAATAGATTTAAATAAAAAAATTATTGGAATTCAATCTAATTATTTTAGTTAA
- the nuoG gene encoding NADH-quinone oxidoreductase subunit NuoG yields MAIIYVDRKTYNVDSSDNLLQACLSVGINIPYFCWHPLLGSVGVCRQCAITQYNNFEDHQGRLIMSCMTPVTDGAILSVNSTESELFRSSIIELLLTNHPHDCPVCEEGGHCHLQDMTVMTKHSMRHYRFKKRTHKNQYLGSFIKHEMNRCITCYRCVRYYNDYADGIDFGVYGANNNIYFGRVEDGALENEHSGNLIELCPTGVFTDKTHSKRYNRKWDMQYAPGICNNCSVGCNISIGERYGEIRRIENRYHENINHYLICDLGRFGYLQNNLTVRPKQPIHNDKEQTILNFTQAIELGVLFFQRYKRIIGIGSTRSSIENNFSLQELVGKENFSHGMIEKEQNCTKLILNVLKNNHIYIPSLKEIESYDVILILGEDLTQTSPRIALAVRQAIKKKAQDITSLYGIPKWNVSPIKQIIENHKNSLYLMHTHETKLDDISEWSYFASIREQVNLACAIAHEIDKSLPPVLHLNTFLKEKALLIANRLMLSKKALIISGVHSFDSSIIKASINIAKAIKIKNLNNHVGLTLLTASSNTLGVGLMGGMSLESALEEFKQEKADAIIFMEYDLYRFISEYDCDFLLKNKQKIMTLDHQSTKTYKKSGLTLSSTNFTESSGTIINFEGRAQRFFQVYDPSFYNKNNCVLDSWKWLHCIKSKIDNVEESWSNLDDVINAYTEKYEILESIKIKELSSSFRIHGQKIARSPIRSSGRTALHANINIHEPSQPKDLNTMFSFSMEGYNQPNKSVSHIPFAWFPGWNSPQAWNKFQEKIGKNLISGDSGIHIFKKNTNVIQNYLNLIPFHFIKKEYWYIIPYYHIFGNEELTQYSSVIQENIPLSYALISLLDGIELGFKKDSIVEFNCLNKNYRLSIRLSKHLKQKQIGLPIGRKGFPITLVGNKIKSLKEFMR; encoded by the coding sequence ATGGCTATAATTTATGTAGATAGAAAAACGTATAATGTTGATTCGTCAGATAATTTATTGCAAGCATGCTTATCAGTAGGTATTAATATCCCTTATTTCTGTTGGCATCCTTTATTAGGTAGTGTAGGAGTCTGTCGTCAATGTGCTATAACTCAGTACAATAACTTTGAAGATCATCAAGGTCGATTGATTATGTCTTGTATGACTCCTGTTACAGATGGAGCAATATTATCTGTTAATAGTACTGAATCAGAACTTTTTAGAAGTTCCATTATAGAGTTATTATTAACTAATCATCCACATGATTGTCCAGTATGTGAAGAAGGTGGTCATTGTCATTTACAGGATATGACTGTGATGACTAAGCATAGCATGCGTCATTATAGATTCAAAAAAAGAACACATAAAAATCAATATTTAGGATCTTTTATTAAACATGAAATGAATCGTTGTATTACATGTTATCGTTGCGTTAGATATTACAATGATTATGCTGATGGTATTGATTTTGGAGTTTATGGAGCTAATAATAATATTTATTTTGGACGTGTAGAAGACGGTGCTTTAGAAAATGAGCACTCCGGTAATTTAATAGAATTATGTCCTACTGGTGTATTTACTGATAAAACTCATTCTAAAAGATATAATCGAAAATGGGATATGCAATATGCTCCAGGTATATGTAACAATTGTAGTGTTGGTTGTAACATTAGTATCGGAGAACGTTATGGTGAAATACGGCGAATAGAAAATAGGTATCATGAAAATATAAATCATTATTTAATTTGTGATCTTGGTCGTTTTGGTTATTTACAAAATAATTTAACTGTTCGTCCAAAACAACCTATTCATAATGATAAAGAACAAACTATATTAAATTTTACACAAGCGATAGAACTTGGAGTTCTTTTTTTTCAACGATATAAGCGTATAATTGGTATTGGTTCTACTCGATCTAGTATAGAAAATAATTTTTCTTTACAAGAACTGGTAGGAAAAGAAAATTTTTCTCATGGAATGATTGAAAAAGAACAAAATTGCACTAAATTAATTTTAAATGTTTTAAAAAATAATCACATATATATTCCATCTTTAAAAGAGATTGAAAGTTATGATGTAATTTTAATCTTAGGAGAAGATTTAACACAAACTTCTCCTCGTATTGCTTTAGCAGTACGTCAAGCAATTAAGAAAAAAGCACAAGATATTACAAGCTTATATGGAATACCTAAATGGAATGTTTCTCCTATCAAGCAAATTATAGAAAATCATAAAAATTCTTTATATCTTATGCATACACATGAAACGAAATTAGATGATATTTCTGAGTGGTCTTATTTTGCATCTATTCGTGAACAAGTGAATTTAGCATGTGCTATTGCACATGAAATAGATAAAAGTTTACCTCCAGTTTTACATTTAAATACTTTTTTAAAAGAAAAAGCATTATTAATTGCTAATCGTTTAATGTTATCTAAAAAAGCATTAATTATTTCAGGTGTACATTCTTTTGATAGTTCAATTATAAAGGCTTCTATAAATATAGCTAAAGCTATTAAAATTAAAAATTTGAATAACCATGTTGGTCTCACTTTATTAACAGCTTCTTCTAATACTTTAGGTGTGGGATTGATGGGAGGTATGTCTTTGGAATCTGCATTAGAAGAATTTAAGCAAGAAAAAGCAGACGCTATCATTTTTATGGAATACGATTTATATCGTTTTATATCTGAATATGATTGTGATTTTTTATTAAAAAATAAACAAAAAATAATGACTTTAGATCATCAATCTACTAAAACTTATAAAAAATCTGGATTAACTCTTTCCTCAACTAATTTTACAGAAAGTTCTGGAACAATAATAAACTTTGAAGGAAGAGCTCAGCGTTTTTTTCAAGTATATGATCCTAGTTTTTATAATAAAAATAATTGTGTTTTAGATAGTTGGAAATGGTTGCATTGTATCAAATCAAAGATTGATAATGTAGAAGAATCTTGGTCTAATTTAGATGATGTAATAAATGCGTATACTGAAAAATATGAAATTTTAGAATCAATAAAAATAAAAGAATTAAGTTCTAGTTTTCGTATTCATGGTCAAAAAATTGCTCGTTCTCCTATTCGTTCTAGTGGTAGAACTGCTTTACATGCTAATATTAATATTCATGAGCCTTCTCAACCAAAAGATTTAAATACTATGTTTTCGTTTTCTATGGAAGGATATAATCAACCTAATAAATCTGTATCTCATATTCCCTTTGCTTGGTTTCCTGGATGGAATTCTCCTCAAGCATGGAATAAATTTCAGGAAAAAATAGGTAAAAATTTAATATCTGGAGATTCAGGAATACATATTTTTAAAAAAAATACAAATGTAATACAAAATTATTTAAATTTAATTCCTTTTCATTTTATAAAAAAAGAATACTGGTACATAATCCCTTATTATCATATTTTTGGAAATGAAGAATTAACTCAGTATTCATCTGTAATACAAGAAAATATTCCTTTATCATATGCCTTAATTAGTTTACTGGATGGAATTGAATTAGGTTTTAAAAAAGATTCTATAGTAGAATTTAATTGTTTAAATAAGAATTATCGTTTATCAATACGATTATCTAAACATTTAAAACAAAAACAGATAGGCTTGCCTATAGGAAGAAAAGGATTTCCAATTACTCTTGTTGGTAATAAAATTAAATCGTTAAAGGAATTTATGAGATGA
- the nuoH gene encoding NADH-quinone oxidoreductase subunit NuoH — protein sequence MIFLESHILTIIFCLLKVIFILFFIVFSGALLSVIERRLLALFQNRYGPNRVGWMGSLQLCADMIKILFKEDWVPPFSKKFIFILSPVIAFVSLLCVIPIIPFNSNFFIINLNIGILFFLMMAGLSVYSVLFAGWSSNNKYALLGAMRACVQTLSYEVFLGLSLMGVVAQSGSFNIIDIVNSQKEVWNIFPQFFGFLTFFIAGLAVCHRHPFDQPESEQELADGYHIEYSGMKFGLFFIGEYISIITISLLIVTVFFGGWFGPWASSCFWLFLKTCFFIILFILIRASLPRPRYDQMLSFGWKVCLPLTLFNLFITAFFILL from the coding sequence ATGATTTTTTTAGAATCACATATATTAACAATAATTTTTTGTTTGTTAAAAGTTATTTTTATTTTATTTTTTATAGTTTTTTCTGGTGCTCTTTTAAGTGTTATTGAACGTAGATTACTAGCATTATTTCAAAATAGATATGGACCTAATCGAGTTGGTTGGATGGGAAGTTTACAATTATGCGCTGATATGATCAAAATTTTATTTAAAGAGGACTGGGTACCTCCGTTTAGTAAAAAATTTATTTTTATTTTATCACCAGTCATTGCTTTTGTTTCGTTATTATGTGTTATTCCAATCATTCCATTTAATTCTAATTTTTTTATTATTAATTTAAATATAGGAATATTATTTTTTTTAATGATGGCTGGCTTATCGGTTTATTCTGTATTATTTGCAGGTTGGTCTAGTAATAATAAGTATGCATTATTAGGAGCTATGCGCGCCTGTGTTCAAACTTTAAGTTATGAAGTTTTTTTAGGATTATCATTAATGGGTGTAGTAGCTCAGTCAGGATCTTTTAATATTATAGATATTGTTAATAGTCAAAAAGAAGTTTGGAATATTTTTCCACAATTTTTTGGTTTTTTAACTTTTTTTATAGCAGGTTTAGCTGTTTGTCATAGACATCCATTTGATCAACCAGAATCTGAACAAGAATTAGCTGATGGTTACCATATTGAATATTCTGGTATGAAGTTTGGTTTGTTTTTTATTGGAGAATACATTTCTATTATTACAATTTCATTATTAATAGTAACAGTTTTTTTTGGTGGTTGGTTTGGACCTTGGGCATCAAGTTGTTTTTGGCTTTTTTTAAAAACATGTTTTTTTATTATTTTGTTTATTTTAATTCGAGCTTCTTTACCGCGACCAAGATATGATCAAATGTTATCATTTGGATGGAAAGTTTGTTTACCATTAACATTATTTAATTTATTTATAACTGCTTTTTTTATATTATTGTGA
- the nuoI gene encoding NADH-quinone oxidoreductase subunit NuoI gives MILKNIIIGFITQIRSILMIGLNIFSKAETQSYPEEKVNLSPRYRGRIILTRNLDGNERCVACNLCAAVCPVDCISLQKSEKIGGRWYPEFFRINFSRCIFCGLCEEACPTAAIQLTSDFELADFKRKDLVYEKEDLLISGPGKYSDYNFYNFSGVAIKEKNIGELNIESKPINVKDLLP, from the coding sequence ATGATTTTAAAAAATATTATTATCGGCTTTATAACACAAATAAGAAGTATTTTAATGATTGGTTTGAATATTTTTTCGAAAGCAGAAACGCAATCGTATCCAGAAGAAAAAGTAAATTTATCTCCTCGTTATCGCGGTCGTATTATATTAACACGTAATTTAGATGGAAATGAACGTTGTGTTGCTTGTAATTTATGTGCAGCAGTTTGTCCTGTTGATTGTATTTCGCTTCAAAAATCTGAGAAAATAGGAGGTCGTTGGTATCCTGAATTTTTTAGAATTAATTTTTCTCGTTGTATTTTTTGTGGTTTATGCGAGGAGGCATGTCCAACAGCTGCTATTCAATTAACTTCAGATTTTGAACTCGCTGATTTTAAGAGAAAAGATTTAGTCTATGAAAAAGAAGATTTATTAATTTCTGGTCCAGGGAAATATTCAGATTATAATTTTTATAATTTTTCTGGAGTTGCTATAAAAGAAAAAAATATAGGTGAATTAAATATTGAATCTAAACCTATTAACGTAAAGGATTTATTACCATAA
- the nuoJ gene encoding NADH-quinone oxidoreductase subunit J, producing MEFVFYICAFIAVISTFCVIIQKNAVYSLLYLIISLLSVSGIFFTLGAFFAGALEVIIYAGAIIVLFVFVIMMLNLGDKNDIKEAKYLKPYFWIGPSLLSLILFSSMTYAIFFLKEKKIEWFLIDSKMIGISLFGPYVLLVELSSILLLSALVVVFHIGTEKNKSNINHNN from the coding sequence ATGGAATTTGTTTTTTATATATGCGCATTTATAGCAGTTATTTCTACTTTTTGTGTAATTATTCAAAAAAACGCAGTATATTCTTTATTATATTTAATTATTTCTCTTTTATCAGTATCTGGTATTTTTTTTACACTTGGTGCTTTTTTTGCAGGTGCTTTAGAAGTTATTATTTATGCTGGAGCTATTATAGTATTATTTGTTTTTGTTATTATGATGCTTAATCTTGGTGATAAAAATGATATAAAAGAAGCAAAATATTTAAAGCCTTACTTTTGGATTGGACCTAGTTTATTATCATTAATATTATTTTCATCAATGACTTATGCGATATTTTTTTTAAAAGAAAAAAAAATAGAATGGTTTCTAATTGACTCAAAAATGATTGGTATTAGTTTATTTGGCCCTTACGTATTATTAGTTGAACTATCTTCAATTCTTTTATTATCTGCTTTAGTTGTTGTATTTCACATTGGTACAGAAAAAAATAAATCAAACATCAATCATAATAATTGA
- the nuoK gene encoding NADH-quinone oxidoreductase subunit NuoK, producing the protein MISLFYGLFLSLILFILGLTSLIVRRNILFILISLEIMINAAGLALIVAGSYWQQVDGQIMYIFVITLAASEASIALALLLQIYRRWKTLNIDILSEMHG; encoded by the coding sequence ATGATTTCTTTATTTTACGGCTTGTTTTTATCATTAATATTATTTATCTTAGGTTTAACATCTTTAATTGTACGACGTAATATATTATTTATATTGATTAGTTTAGAAATCATGATCAATGCTGCTGGATTAGCATTAATAGTAGCAGGTAGTTATTGGCAACAAGTAGATGGTCAAATAATGTATATATTCGTGATTACTTTAGCTGCGTCAGAAGCAAGTATAGCTTTAGCATTATTACTTCAAATTTATAGACGTTGGAAAACATTAAATATTGATATTTTAAGTGAGATGCATGGATGA
- the nuoL gene encoding NADH-quinone oxidoreductase subunit L, with translation MNIIFFIVLFPLIGFLFLSCNQSVISRTKSSNIGISSIFISFLITCFYIYSFIKNTDQVVVQKLWQWISIYNFNIDFSMCLDSLSLSMLSVITGVGLLIHIFASWYMKNKKDCSRFFAYTNLFIASMSVLVLADNFLFMYLGWEGVSVCSYLLIGFYYTKFHNNYCALKAFILTRISDIFLMVAMFLIYQEYGTLNFQEIKFLSTFLNIDSCYNLNWITICLLIGVLGKSAQLPLHTWLSDAMVGPTPVSALIHAATMVTAGVYLIARTYFLFLLTPDILYLVSLIGTITILLSSISAVFQTDIKRILAYSTMSQIGYMFLALGVQAWSAAITHLIIHAIFKALLFLSAGSLILSCNNEKNIFKLGGLRKQLPFLYMNFIVGGAALVSFPLVTAGFYSKGNILFSVLQSGYINLFLIALLCSFLTSIYTFRMIFVVFHGKSSCIAIPATSLQHNVPLLILLFFSTILGSYIILPLSYVFPISNVLLTDNKFLFETICSILSISGIYLSYYIWVKNKYWVNDKYFKLNRIRYIFSFFSKGWGFDFFYNISFVNFYLYISQIFSLDPFNKIIYFFIKIIKIFNCYLLKISNGYIRWYVTSMVLSVILMFILILLY, from the coding sequence ATGAATATTATTTTTTTCATAGTTTTGTTTCCACTAATTGGATTTTTATTTTTATCTTGTAATCAAAGTGTAATTTCTAGAACAAAATCGTCTAATATAGGTATATCTTCAATATTTATATCATTTTTAATCACTTGTTTTTATATTTATAGTTTTATAAAAAACACGGATCAAGTTGTTGTTCAAAAATTATGGCAATGGATATCTATTTATAATTTTAATATAGACTTTTCTATGTGTTTAGATAGCTTATCTTTAAGTATGCTATCTGTAATTACAGGTGTTGGTTTATTAATACATATTTTTGCTTCATGGTATATGAAGAACAAAAAAGATTGTTCACGTTTTTTTGCATATACTAATTTATTTATAGCAAGTATGTCAGTGTTAGTATTAGCAGATAATTTTTTATTTATGTATTTAGGATGGGAAGGAGTAAGTGTATGTTCTTATTTACTAATTGGTTTTTATTATACTAAATTTCACAATAACTACTGTGCTCTTAAGGCTTTTATTTTAACGAGAATTTCTGATATTTTTTTAATGGTTGCAATGTTTTTAATATATCAAGAATATGGTACTTTAAATTTTCAAGAAATTAAATTTTTATCAACTTTTTTAAATATAGACAGTTGCTATAATTTAAATTGGATTACAATTTGTTTATTAATAGGTGTTTTAGGAAAATCTGCTCAGTTACCATTACACACCTGGTTATCTGATGCAATGGTTGGTCCTACTCCTGTTTCAGCTCTTATACATGCAGCTACTATGGTAACAGCAGGTGTGTATCTAATAGCTAGAACTTATTTTTTATTTTTATTAACTCCAGATATATTATATCTTGTAAGCTTAATTGGTACAATAACAATATTATTATCTAGTATTTCTGCTGTATTTCAAACTGATATAAAACGTATTTTAGCTTATTCTACTATGAGTCAAATAGGATATATGTTTTTAGCATTAGGTGTTCAGGCATGGAGTGCAGCAATAACACATTTAATTATACATGCTATTTTTAAAGCATTATTATTTTTATCTGCAGGTTCATTGATTTTATCGTGTAACAATGAAAAAAATATATTTAAATTAGGTGGTTTACGTAAACAATTACCTTTTTTATATATGAATTTTATTGTTGGAGGTGCTGCTTTAGTTTCTTTTCCTTTAGTGACAGCTGGTTTTTATAGTAAAGGTAATATTTTATTTAGTGTTTTACAAAGCGGTTATATTAATTTATTTTTAATCGCTTTGTTATGTTCTTTTTTAACATCTATTTATACCTTTAGAATGATTTTTGTTGTTTTCCATGGAAAAAGCTCTTGTATAGCTATTCCCGCTACTAGCTTGCAGCATAATGTACCATTATTAATTTTATTGTTTTTTTCTACAATTTTGGGTTCATATATTATTTTACCATTATCATATGTATTTCCTATATCTAATGTATTATTAACAGATAATAAATTTTTATTTGAAACAATATGTAGTATATTATCTATTTCTGGAATTTATCTTTCTTATTATATTTGGGTTAAAAACAAATATTGGGTTAATGATAAGTATTTTAAACTTAATAGAATAAGATATATCTTTTCTTTTTTTTCAAAAGGTTGGGGTTTTGATTTTTTTTATAATATATCTTTTGTGAATTTTTATTTATATATATCTCAAATATTCTCTCTTGATCCTTTTAATAAAATTATATATTTTTTTATAAAAATAATAAAAATATTTAATTGTTATTTATTAAAGATAAGTAATGGCTATATAAGATGGTATGTAACTTCAATGGTATTAAGTGTTATCTTAATGTTTATATTAATTTTGTTGTATTAG